A single window of Debaryomyces hansenii CBS767 chromosome F complete sequence DNA harbors:
- a CDS encoding DEHA2F27126p (similar to uniprot|P36035 Saccharomyces cerevisiae YKL217W JEN1 Lactate transporter): protein MNYTKEDGSPNLTKSNIIHYFKTRPSTLFDIPFFKTDKKVWQVLNPIPGLKEMSLSDWNYYFLGWTAWTIDAIDFFCVSAAAPEIAATLGVDIVDITWGMTLVLMLRSVGALIFGIASDYYGRKWPFIVNLFIFVVLEIATGFVKTYKEFLAVRAIFGIAMGGMYGNAAATAIENQPIAARSILSGLFLPAYNFGYALAVIFFRAFENTYKPGEGWRSLFWFSAGLPLIVIIWRMFFPESAHFLRLKTQRRLEAKNDIEQLKTKKVKQNIFTMIKTEGLMFVYLVLFAAGIHFTSHGSADLYPTFLVKQHDIGSDRKTVTMVVCNLGAVAGGIFFGQMTELLGRRLCVVVCMLTSGAFIYPAFLSNDINVLTAGFFFVNFGIAGAAGVVPLHTFELFKKENRVILSGLVYQLGNLATSGSATIEAELGTRFPLNKPGFSDAYNYGKVMGIFCGAVFAYVAVVIFLGPERFHQDLSSNRNELHEIDEAKESSDVSVIEEETMIIQKQ from the exons ATGAACTATACTAAAGAGGACGGCTCCCCAAATTTAACTAAAAGTAATATTATACATTACTTTAAAACAAGACCTAGTACCTTATTCGatattccatttttcaagactGATAAGAAAGTATGGCAAGTTTTAAATCCCATACCTGGATTAAAAGAAATGTCTCTTAGTGATTGGAACTACTATTTCCTCGGGTGGACTGCCTGGACAATAGATgcaattgattttttctGTGTTTCTGCTGCAGCGCCCGAGATTGCGGCGACATTAGGGGTTGATATAGTTGATATAACTTGGGGAATGACCTTAGTATTAATGTTGAGATCAGTTGGGGCTCTTATTTTTGGAATAGCTTCTGATTATTATGGACGTAAATGGCCATTTATTgtcaatttatttatttttgttgtaTTGGAAATTGCTACTGGTTTTGTAAAGACATACAAAGAATTTTTGGCAGTGCGTGCTATATTTGGTATTGCAATGGGTGGAATGTACGGTAATGCAGCAGCAACTGCTATAGAAAACCAGCCCATTGCGGCAAGGTCCATTTTATCGGGCTTGTTTTTGCCTGCCTATAATTTTGGATACGCTCTTGCAGTTATATTCTTCAGAGCTTTTGAAAATACGTACAAGCCGGGTGAAGGGTGGAGGTCTTTATTTTGGTTTAGTGCAGGTTTACCTTTAATCGTAATTATCTGGAGAATGTTTTTTCCAGAGTCTGCTCATTTCTTAAGGTTAAAAACTCAACGTCGATTAGAAGCAAAAAATGACATAGAACAAttaaaaacaaaaaaagttaagcaaaatattttcacGATGATAAAAACTGAAGGACTTATGTTTGTTTACTTGGTTTTATTTGCGGCGGGAATTCATTTTACGTCCCATGGATCAGCTGACTTGTATCCAACTTTCTTAGTCAAGCAACATGACATTGGATCTGATAGAAAGACTGTTACTATGGTAGTGTGTAATTTGGGAGCTGTAGCCGGGGGGATTTTTTTTGGTCAAATGACTGAGTTATTAGGAAGGAGATTATGTGTTGTTGTATGTATGTTGACGAGTGGAGCATTTATTTATCCTGCATTTCTTTCCAATGACATAAATGTTTTGACTGCTGGatttttcttcgtcaattttggaattgcaGGAGCTGCGGGTGTTGTTCCTCTACATacatttgaattattcaaaaaagaGAATCGCGTGATCTTGAGTGGTTTAG TATATCAATTGGGTAATCTTGCTACTTCTGGCTCTGCAACAATTGAAGCTGAACTCGGTACTAGGTTTCCTCTCAATAAGCCAGGGTTTTCTGATGCATATAACTATGGAAAAGTCATGGGAATTTTTTGTGGGGCTGTTTTTGCATATGTGGCTGTAGTTATATTTTTAGGTCCCGAGAGATTTCATCAAGACTTATCATCTAATAGAAATGAACTCCATGAGATCGATGAAGCCAAAGAATCTTCTGATGTTCTGgtaattgaagaagagaCTATGATTATTCAAAAGCAATAG
- a CDS encoding DEHA2F27082p (similar to uniprot|P38358 Saccharomyces cerevisiae YBR293W VBA2 Permease of basic amino acids in the vacuolar membrane) yields the protein MLEIRKVDERSSLIDKTETLSGVHIERDGSSQFPNTTTSRSIFSQVDNFLWIELSLFMNVFLSGFDGTVAASTYTTIGNEFGAMNLASWITTSYLITSTAFQPLYGSFSDIIGRRKCVIFAVICFLVGCFGCSIAKSMLMLNLMRAFTGIGGGGLITLSTIINSDIVIPEKRGLFQAFQNLLLGFGAICGASLGGLIASTLGWRWCFIIQIFPALISVFIAFNYIPNQPEFSNESISSVKNIFSRIDIKGSIILVTALTFQLFVLTLGGNVLAWNDYRLICLGISGFSLLLYFLYVECNTTANPIIPINKFKGLFPICLIAFNFLIGLAGYAYLFILPLLFQIELGDTPSKAGFRLIFPALSTPIGGVIAGVTMARFNCLRLLVYSGSFIMSIGNFLALLINKSTKPWLLNLLLMPANIGQGLAYPSSLFTFIFAYGTSNQATSTSMVYLSRSIGGVWGVAGVSAIIQIFTSSKVSKDLHKLGELNNDEINKILSDLKKSTDAAFTLPDHIKCIVLQDYESAIKIAQAVSAICCAIAFFLFLLSDVLKAKTKLVSL from the coding sequence ATGTTGGAAATCAGGAAGGTAGATGAACGAAGTTCTCTAATTGATAAAACAGAAACGTTGTCAGGTGTTCATATAGAAAGAGATGGATCTTCACAGTTTCCTAATACCACAACGTCTAGAAGTATTTTCTCACAGGTAGATAACTTCCTCTGGATTGAATTATCGTTGTTTATGAACGTATTTCTTTCTGGGTTTGATGGTACTGTAGCTGCATCAACATACACCACTATTGGCAATGAGTTTGGAGCAATGAATTTAGCTTCTTGGATTACCACTTCATACTTGATTACTTCCACTGCATTTCAACCTTTATATGGATCATTTTCTGATATCATCGGAAGAAGGAAATGCGTAATTTTTGCTGTTATTTGCTTTTTAGTTGGTTGTTTTGGTTGCTCTATTGCCAAAAGCATGCTAATGCTAAACTTGATGAGGGCATTTACAGGAATAGGTGGTGGCGGATTAATAACACTTTCAACTATCATTAATTCAGATATCGTTATTCCAGAGAAACGAGGATTATTCCAAGCCTTTCAAAATCTACTATTAGGATTTGGAGCCATTTGCGGCGCTTCTTTAGGTGGACTTATTGCTCTGACATTAGGATGGAGATGGTGTTtcataattcaaatttttccaGCACTAATAAGTGTTTTTATTGCCTTCAATTATATTCCAAATCAGCCAGAATTTAGTAACGAgtctatttcttctgtgAAAAacatattttcaagaattgacATAAAAGGATCCATCATATTAGTTACTGCGCTAACGTTTCAACTTTTTGTTTTGACTTTAGGGGGAAATGTATTGGCTTGGAACGATTATAGGCTAATTTGTTTAGGGATAAGTGGTTTTTCGTTGTTACTATACTTTTTGTATGTTGAATGCAATACAACAGCGAATCCTATAATTcctattaataaattcaaggGACTATTTCCCATTTGTCTTATTGcttttaatttcttaataGGTTTAGCAGGTTATGCCTATCTTTTTATCTTAcctttattatttcaaattgagCTTGGTGATACACCGTCTAAAGCAGGGTTTAGACTTATTTTTCCTGCACTATCAACACCTATAGGTGGTGTAATTGCGGGTGTAACCATGGCTAGATTTAATTGCTTAAGATTACTTGTGTATTCTGGGTCATTTATTATGAGTATTGGTAACTTTCTTGCATTGCTTATTAATAAAAGTACCAAGCCGTGGCTCTTGAACCTTCTTTTAATGCCGGCTAATATCGGTCAAGGTTTAGCGTATCCGAGTAGCTTATTCACATTTATTTTTGCTTATGGAACTTCCAATCAAGCGACGTCTACATCTATGGTTTATCTACTGAGAAGTATTGGGGGTGTTTGGGGTGTTGCTGGAGTTTCAGcaatcattcaaatatttacGAGCAGTAAGGTGTCCAAGGATTTACACAAATTAGGTGAATTAAATAAcgatgaaatcaataaaatactAAGtgatttgaagaaatcaaccGACGCTGCATTTACATTGCCAGATCATATCAAATGTATTGTACTTCAAGATTATGAATCTGCAATTAAAATCGCCCAAGCAGTCTCAGCTATTTGTTGTGCAATAgccttcttcttatttcttctaaGTGATGTTTTGAAAGCTAAAACTAAACTAGTCTCACTATAG
- a CDS encoding DEHA2F27104p (some similarities with uniprot|P53386 Saccharomyces cerevisiae YPR192W AQY1 Water channel), translated as MDSTLGSDSLEPEKRTTIDSEGLNHRNPERFEGENRLSPDLEAQGIEEEALAVNPAREPLYKFTIFFTEDEKRVSIYGAEFFGTYVFLLSAYLVASVANSQAIAAEDGFYAPRVYNISFGFGISLLVVAACTSNFSGGHLNPAVVWGLFLNGNISMFRFLLESLVQVIAGMAAAGTASAMYPGPVTFANAKDASVSVSRGLFLEAFGVALLVFTVLFTAIEVSPFGGMAYLPIGLSLFLGHMICVPTTGAGLNPARSFGPAIAARDFPGYHWIYWLGPVIGGAVAVVAYKMIKLGHRGTILQEARMKSNS; from the coding sequence atgGATAGCACATTAGGAAGTGATTCCTTAGAACCAGAAAAGAGAACTACGATCGACTCGGAAGGATTAAATCACCGTAACCCAGAAAGATTTGAAGGGGAAAATAGGTTATCACCGGATCTTGAGGCTCAGggtattgaagaagaagctttGGCTGTTAATCCGGCCCGTGAGCCATTATACAAGTTCACGATTTTTTTtactgaagatgaaaaaagAGTCTCTATTTATGGTGCGGAGTTCTTTGGTACATATGTCTTCTTGCTATCAGCATATCTAGTAGCTAGTGTTGCTAACCTGCAAGCAATTGCAGCAGAAGATGGTTTTTATGCCCCTCGTgtttataatatttcatttggTTTCGggatttcattattagtGGTTGCGGCTTGTACTTCGAACTTTTCAGGTGGTCACCTTAATCCTGCAGTTGTTTGGGGTCTATTTTTAAATGGAAATATTAGTATGTTTAGGTTCTTACTAGAAAGTTTGGTTCAAGTAATTGCTGGGATGGCAGCGGCGGGAACTGCCTCTGCAATGTACCCTGGCCCTGTCACATTTGCCAATGCGAAAGATGCATCTGTTAGTGTTAGTAGAGGATTGTTCTTAGAAGCATTCGGTGTTGCGTTGCTTGTGTTCACTGTTCTCTTTACTGCCATTGAAGTAAGTCCATTCGGTGGGATGGCATACCTACCAATTGGATTATCATTGTTCTTGGGTCATATGATTTGTGTTCCAACTACAGGAGCAGGATTGAATCCAGCAAGATCTTTTGGCCCAGCAATCGCAGCAAGAGATTTTCCAGGGTATCATTGGATTTACTGGCTTGGTCCAGTTATTGGAGGAGCTGTTGCAGTGGTAGCATATAAGATGATCAAGCTTGGTCACCGTGGTACTATACTTCAAGAAGCTAGAATGAAGAGTAACAGCTAA
- a CDS encoding DEHA2F27038p (some similarities with CA5860|IPF376 Candida albicans IPF376) — MPPMSKKNRSSVACNVCRECKLRCNNNNDGSQCQRCDSLKLSCSYTLKKSQIHKKSLPKIRPTLRNADTNSVKGIQANKRSPNKDVAVILPEKWIIIEVAEIFFRNQYKGIFPFVHKPSLIAFLKSNEFNPETYIKEYNHKYFKANFSNSLKYPDPIILLAILGLCSRLHPILSSIYGRFSETEEPEYFAPDTPYCKTVNGNIRDCNTNDNDSNLNVAHEVDSLDYASNASNYFGWHARSLLKDVFDSPTIQRIQSLTLLSSHEWGEGNTSRSYLYIGIAARMALVLGLGDEKNLFADDDNIGEGDDVSKHISIECKRRTLWSVYMMDRCNSSGRERSPAIRLEEIRIKLPCAEDDFIFGNDSNAQTYVEMISSIQDKNTQELNKVSFYGFTIVLFEIWSKIAKWVGEIGGKYEIKPPWDLHSTFANLSDELGSFQSALPRHLIYNSFNLEAHISQGSGPNFGYLHGLSFLCRIFLNREYLFCHPDSFTFHWWRNSVKNLMDSVEKLSALIDSLKSRDLMVIAPFTGFELFTAAITGLYFYAFPSNILMKNYPFIANQADSVDPEEVLNMKEKFKIMSLDNIEGLRTWSNVWGLGKKWYNLARVLQEEFENYSVNASTNIQNETIRHTMHDYGNGEVQEVYNPKGNSKVKIVTSVLKNGVFTPSTHGDNILLDSSTVKADSLMTGKSVYRDDAMLNYLSSPTLNFIHSFDSASIFPGWSDNLEI, encoded by the coding sequence ATGCCTCCTATGTCCAAGAAGAATAGGTCAAGCGTGGCCTGTAACGTATGTAGGGAATGCAAATTAAGgtgtaataataataatgatggtAGTCAATGCCAAAGATGTGATTCATTGAAGCTTTCATGCTCGTAtacattgaaaaaatcCCAGATACATAAAAAGAGCTTACCTAAGATTCGACCAACATTACGAAACGCTGACACTAATTCCGTTAAGGGAATACAAGCTAATAAAAGAAGCCCGAATAAGGATGTTGCAGTGATTCTCCCAGAAAAATGGATAATAATTGAAGTTGcagaaattttttttagaAACCAATATAAAGGGATATTCCCCTTTGTACATAAACCATCCTTGATTGCATTcttaaaatcaaatgagTTCAATCCTGAAACGTACATAAAGGAGTACaatcataaatattttaaagctaatttttcaaactcCTTGAAATATCCTGATCCCATTATATTGCTTGCTATTCTTGGCCTTTGTTCCAGACTCCATCCCATTTTATCTAGCATATACGGTCGCTTCTCTGAGACAGAGGAACCTGAATATTTTGCTCCAGATACTCCGTATTGCAAGACTGTTAATGGTAATATACGTGATTGTAATACGAACGATAACGATAGCAATCTAAATGTGGCTCATGAAGTTGATTCTTTAGATTATGCCTCCAATGCGTCCAATTATTTTGGTTGGCATGCAAGGAGCCTACTTAAAGATGTATTCGATAGCCCTACAATTCAAAGGATTCAAAGTTTAACTTTACTTAGTAGCCATGAATGGGGAGAAGGAAACACATCAAGAAGCTATCTTTATATTGGTATTGCAGCAAGAATGGCATTAGTGCTTGGATTAGGCgatgaaaagaatttgTTTGCTGATGATGACAATATTGGTGAGGGAGATGATGTCTCGAaacatatttcaattgaatgcAAAAGACGGACTTTGTGGTCTGTTTATATGATGGACAGGTGTAATTCAAGTGGTCGAGAAAGATCACCTGCTATCAGACTAGAGGAAATTCGAATTAAGCTACCTTGTGCTGAAGATGACTTTATTTTTGGTAATGATAGTAATGCACAAACTTACGTTGAAATGATATCCAGCATCCAAGATAAAAATACTCAGGAGTTGAATAAAGTTTCGTTTTATGGATTTACGATTGTATTGTTTGAGATATGGTCAAAGATCGCAAAATGGGTTGGTGAAATTGGTGGTAAGTATGAAATAAAACCACCCTGGGACCTACATTCTACATTCGCAAATCTTTCTGATGAGTTAGGATCCTTTCAATCGGCGCTCCCAAGACATTTAATATacaattcatttaatttagaAGCGCATATCTCACAAGGATCGGGGCCAAACTTTGGTTACCTTCATGGGCTTTCATTTTTATGTCGAATTTTTTTGAACAGAGAGTATTTATTTTGCCACCCAGATTCTTTTACTTTCCATTGGTGGAGAAACTCGGTAAAAAATCTAATGGACTCAGTAGAGAAACTATCAGCATTAATAGATAGTCTTAAACTGAGGGATTTAATGGTTATTGCACCATTTACtggatttgaattatttacaGCCGCTATAACAGGCTTATATTTTTATGCATTTCCttccaatattttaatgaagaactACCCATTTATAGCAAACCAAGCCGATTCCGTGGATCCTGAAGAAGTCTTAAATATGAAAGAAAAGTTCAAGATAATGTCTTTAGATAACATAGAAGGACTACGCACTTGGAGTAATGTGTGGGGGTTAGGGAAAAAATGGTATAACCTAGCTAGAGTTTTACAAGAGGAGTTTGAAAACTATAGTGTTAACGCATCTACAAACATACAGAATGAAACTATACGACATACTATGCATGATTATGGAAATGGAGAAGTCCAAGAGGTCTATAATCCAAAAGGCAATAGTAAGGTGAAAATAGTCACATCAGTACTTAAAAATGGAGTTTTCACGCCATCTACCCATGgtgataatattttgcttGATTCTTCGACTGTAAAGGCAGATTCCCTTATGACTGGTAAGAGTGTATATAGAGATGATGCAATGTTAAATTATCTTTCATCACCAACTTTAAATTTTATACATAGCTTCGACTCAGCAAGTATCTTCCCTGGATGGAGTGATAACTTGGAGATTTAG
- a CDS encoding DEHA2F27060p (similar to uniprot|Q6MY96 Aspergillus fumigatus AfA19D12 Hypothetical protein), translating into MKSNTLSIISLLTFFIHLVFGDWQYRSRPDLAPPKLNITIFPDDDISPGYLFLAPFSGYADIDTFHGPRQAAPYIFNSEGELVWSGFSYFSIWATNFQAGKLNGNDILFSFEGSHNPRYGHGHGHITFLNQNYETIKELRAGNHKIIDKHEFHIINETTGLVQIYQPVPKDLTPYGASAQQQWVVDAIFQELDINTGEVIFEWSSLEHVSPDESVLPINQGQAGSGYNSSDAWDYFHINSVDKDQNGDYLISARDAASLYKIDGNTGEILWKLGGLPGITSSDFESEKNLTFSFQHHARYLSTSDDGTKQLISFYDNSAHGSENKNGGVVKYNEHSSGKIIEVDTKDWYAKLIFNGVSPDNLLSKSQGSTQVLSNGNVLVNWGSEGAITEFKDERPIFNAFVDSGELGLHAENYRAFKSNWTGKPNEKIAVLGEYTNDGSTNIYVSWNGDTETKKWKFYSVEHNGSRRFIGESPRKGFESLKTFDAKFARVLVEAYDSEEVLLSTSDPVYTEAQILAVESSKEHPEYVCGEYQTYFSRIIARLTSIAI; encoded by the coding sequence atgaaatcaaatacaTTAAGTATTATCTCTCTATTAACATTTTTTATACACTTGGTCTTTGGCGATTGGCAGTATCGATCGCGGCCAGATTTAGCTCCTCCGAAGTTGAATATTACAATCTTCCCAGATGACGATATTTCTCCAGGTTATTTATTCCTTGCTCCATTTAGTGGATATGCAGATATTGATACCTTTCACGGACCTCGTCAGGCTGCACCCTATATATTTAACAGTGAAGGGGAATTGGTTTGGTCCGGTTTTAGCTATTTTTCTATATGGGCAACAAATTTCCAAGCCGGTAAACTCAATGGAAATGATATCctattttcatttgaaggATCTCATAATCCACGTTATGGACACGGGCATGGACATATAACATTCCTAAACCAGAATTACGAAActattaaagaattaagaGCCGGAAAtcataaaattattgataaacaTGAATTTCACATAATTAACGAAACAACAGGACTAGTACAGATTTATCAGCCAGTACCTAAGGATTTGACACCATATGGTGCTTCTGCTCAACAGCAATGGGTTGTAGATGCCATCTTTCAGGAATTAGATATAAATACTGGTGAGGTCATATTTGAATGGTCTTCGTTGGAGCATGTTTCGCCGGATGAGTCAGTATTACCAATTAATCAAGGACAAGCCGGATCAGGATACAATTCAAGTGATGCTTGGGACTATTTTCACATTAATTCGGTAGATAAAGACCAGAATGGTGATTACTTAATTTCCGCGAGAGATGCTGCCTCATTATATAAGATAGATGGCAATACTGGAGAAATTCTTTGGAAATTAGGAGGTTTACCAGGAATTACAAGCTCTGATTTTGaaagtgaaaaaaatttgacattttcttttcaacaTCATGCTAGGTACTTATCAACTTCTGATGATGGGACTAAGCAGTTAATATCATTCTATGACAATTCAGCCCATGGATCGGAAAACAAAAACGGTGGTGTGgtcaaatataatgaacACTCCAGTGGGAAAATTATAGAAGTCGATACAAAAGACTGGTATGCAAAATTAATCTTTAACGGGGTATCTCCAGATAATttgttatcaaaatcaCAAGGTTCTACACAGGTGTTATCAAACGGAAACGTTCTAGTGAACTGGGGTTCAGAGGGTGCAATCACGgaatttaaagatgaaaGACCAATATTCAATGCGTTTGTTGATTCAGGAGAATTGGGACTTCATGCCGAAAACTACCGTGCTTTCAAATCAAACTGGACTGGGAAaccaaatgaaaaaattgccGTGTTAGGTGAATACACAAATGATGGATCtacaaatatatatgtCAGCTGGAATGGGGATACTGAAACgaagaaatggaaattTTATTCAGTCGAACATAATGGTTCTAGAAGATTTATTGGAGAAAGCCCAAGAAAGGGGTTCGAGAGCCTCAAAACATTTGACGCAAAGTTTGCAAGAGTCTTGGTGGAGGCTTACGACTCTGAAGAAGTTTTATTATCTACATCTGATCCTGTTTATACAGAGGCCCAAATTTTGGCAGTAGAAAGTAGTAAAGAACATCCTGAATACGTATGTGGGGAGTATCAAACATATTTTTCCAGAATCATTGCAAGGCTAACTTCTATAGcaatttaa